The uncultured Carboxylicivirga sp. genomic interval TTTAAAACAATAAAAAAGCCTTGAAGAAAATCTCCAAGGCTTGTAGTAGCTGGGGCCCGACTCGAACGGACGTCCGCCTTGGGCGGATATGAGCCTAGCTGTATCTTTCACTGATCAACAACCAAATCTCTTTTCTTGATTTAGCTTGCTTCAGCTGTTTTTCTCTTATTAATGCTTCTGATTTAGATTTAAAATTTTCTGTAAAAAGAACTTCCCAAGGTCTGTATTTAATTGTATAACCTTTTGTGGCTAATTTATTATGAGAGAGTAGTCTTTTTTCAAAATTGGAAGAGAATCCGATGTAAATTTTCTTGAAATTGGGAGAGTATAGTACGTAAGTAGTAAACAATATTCTAATTTTTCATTTCTACCTCAATATACCTAATATTTAAAACAATAAAAAAGCCTTAAAGAAAAATCTTCAAGGCTTGTAGTAGCGGGGGCCCGACTCGAACGGACGACCTTTGGGTTATGAGCCCAACGAGCTACCAACTGCTCCACCCCGCAATATATCTTAAACAATGTGTTGTCTTTGTTATTGCGGATGCAAAAGTACAGAAGTTTTATTTATAACCAAATAAAAATGGGGTTTTATTTTTAACAAAGAAGTGTGTTTTGTTGTAATTGTAATATTTTGAGGGAAATGTGGTGGTGGAAAAGATGATAATTTATCAAATAAAAAACCGGAATGCTCATTAGCAAACCGGTTTCTTAATAACCTAAACCCAAATCTATGAAAAAAATCTACATAATTATTTTGCAATAATGCTGCCAAAAAAATGGTTTGTCAAGATAAAAAACGTAAAATTTTTCAAAGAAAATCAAAAGCTCAGGTGTTGATTTTCTGTAATATAGAAAAACAAAGGTCTTAGGAGATGTTAGGGTCGGCTATTATTCTTACTTTTGTCCTCAAATTTCTATTTGCAATGACGAAAATACAACATACCGAAATTGGTCAGTTAGGTGAATTTGGATTGATTCATCGTTTAACCGATGCGATTCAATTAAAACAAGAATCGACAAAAAAAGGGGTAGGAGATGATGCTGCTGTATTGGATTTAACTAAAAAGCAAACAGTAGTAACAACCGATCTTCTTTTAGAAGGAATTCACTTTGATCTTACATATACACCATTAAAACATTTGGGCTATAAGGCTGTAGTGGTTAATGTAAGTGATGTTTATGCGATGAATGCTACGCCAACTCAAATTACTGTTTCGTTAGGAGTTAGTGCAAAAATGTCGATAGAAGCTCTTGATGAGTTATATGAAGGAATATATGCAGCTTGCGATTATTACAATGTAGATTTGGTTGGTGGAGATACTTCCTCTTCATTAACGGGTTTGACTATTTCAGTTACTGCCATTGGTGTAGCCGATGCTAATAAAATAGTTTATCGTAATGGAGCTAAAAATAATGATCTGATTTGTGTGTCTGGTGATTTAGGAGGGGCTTATATGGGCTTGCAATTATTAGAGCGTGAAAAAAGAGTTTATGCTGGTAATCCTGAGCTTCAACCTGATTTGTCGGGCAATGATTATATTTTAACACGTCAGTTAAAACCAGAGGCGCGTAAAGACGTTGTGGAATTCTTGAGAGAGTTAGATGTTGTTCCAACATCTATGATTGATATTTCAGACGGATTATCCAGCGAAATCAAACATATATGTAAGCAATCCAAAACAGGATGCAGATTGTATGAAAATAAAATTCCAATTGATCCAACTACTTCCATGTTGTCTGAAGAAATGGGAATTAATCCTTTAGTGGCTGCTCTAAATGGTGGAGAAGATTACGAATTGTTATTTACCATCAGTCAGGATGATTATGAGAAATTTGCTGGTAAAGAAGGAGCCAATATTTACATTATTGGTCATATCACAGAAGAAAGTAAAGGTTGTTATATGATTACCAATGCTGATCAGGAAGTTGAACTTCAGGCTCAAGGTTGGAATCCTCTAAAAAAAGATTAAATGTTATGTGAAGCTGTTGGTGTTGAACCACAGCTTTTTTTTATTGGTTTGTTATCTTAAAATATTAATAACCATTAACCTTAAAATAAATGTACGAATATATAAGTGGTAGAATTGCAGAAGCAAGTCCTGCACATGTTGTAGTTGATGTGAATGGGATCGGTTATTTGCTTAATATTTCATTAAATACTTTTACCCGACTAGAAGGCAAAACAGAAGCACAACTTTTTGTGCATGAAAATATTCGTGAAGATGCCTTTCAACTATATGGTTTTGCCGATCCTGCAGAGCGGGAGTTGTTTCGTCATCTGATTTCTGTATCTGGTATTGGTGCCAACACGGCTCGTATGATGTTATCCTCACTTACACCAGAGGAGTTGCGAGGGGCCATATTAACCGGAAATGTAAATCAAATAAAGGGGGTAAAAGGCATTGGTGCTAAAACGGCACAAAGGGTAATTGTTGACTTGAAAGATAAGCTAGGAAAAGAGCCTGTTGATCCGAAAATTTTTGCCGAACAAGACAATACAATACGCGAAGAAGCGTTATCTGCTTTAGTGATGTTAGGCTTTGCTAAGAATAGTGCCCAAAAAGCCATTGACAAAATTTTAAAAGAAGACCCTTCTGCTAAAGTTGAAGCGGTTATCAAACAGGCACTTAAAATAATGTAAGAAAGACTGGGAAAGAATCACCTTTTGAAAAAATATCTACGAAATAGTTTTGCTTTATTAACCATAATCGGATTGATATGGGTAGCTGGTGCTACACCCGTATTAAAAGATTACGATATTAGTTTACCATCTGAATGGGGACAACAGCCCGATTCGCTGGACCTAAAGTACAAGATTGTTGATAAGAGTAATAACCCTTATCTCGAAAAAGAAGAGAATAAAGGCCTCGATTTAGAAGATCCTTCAAATATTGAATATCGGACCGAATACGATTATGAAACGGGTAAGGTAACCATCTATCGCCGAATGGGTAATATTGATGTTAAGTTGCCTTACACAATGACATTAGATGAGTACCTCAATCAGGATACTCGTCGTTCGATAATGTCGTATTGGCGTAATAAACAGGTTGAGGGCAGTGGCAATTATGATAATCGGTCAATATTTAATCAACAATGGGATAATGTTGGAGGAGAAGCTTTTGAAGGTATATTTGGTAGCAATAAAATAAATGTAAAAATGCAAGGTATGGCTGAATTAAAAGTAGGAATTCAGCGTACTAAAATCGATAATCCAACCTTACAAGAGCGACTTAGAAAAACGACTACGTTTGACTTTCAAGAGAAAATTCAAATGAATATCTCCGGTACTATTGGAGATAAGCTTACATTAGGAGTAAATTATAATACTGAGGCTACATTTGATTTCGAGAACCAGATAAATTTGGAATTTGAAGGGGATGAAGATGATATACTTAAAAAAGTAGAAGCAGGTAACGTTACTTTACCCTTGCCAGGAACACTGATTACGGGTAGTCAGAGTTTATTCGGAGTAAAAACCGAAATGCAATTTGGTAAGTTGTCTGTAACCAGTATTTTTTCGCAACAGCGAGGCGAAACATCAGTAATCAATGTAGAAGGTGGAGCCGAAACGCAAGAGTTTGAAATTGAGGCTATTGATTATGATCGTAACCGACACTTCTTTTTAAGTAAATATTTTAGAGATAAATACGATAATGCTTTACGAACATTACCCAATGTAAATAGTACTATCAATATTACTCGGGTTGAAGTATGGGTAACCAACAGAAGAAGTGATGTTAGCGAATCGCGTAATGTGGTAGCATTTGTTGATTTAGGTGAAAACAGAGCTGCTGCCGATTTGCCTGATTTATGGAAGGCCAAAGCCGATGTTCCTCCTTCAAATGATGCAAATACTCTTTATGAACAAATGAGTAATGGAGCTTATGCTGCAGCACGTGACATTAATAGGGTTACAGAAACATTAAGTAATGTAGATAGTAAGTTTAAGAATGTTGCACATTATGAGAAGCTTGAAAATGCGAGGAAGCTTACTTCAACTGAATATACACTGCAATCCAAACTCGGTTATATTTCATTAAATACAGCCTTAAATGCTGATGAAGTGCTTTGTGTGGCCTATGAATATACTGATGCTGGTCAGACATATCGGGTAGGAGAATTTACCGTTGAGCAAAACGAGGCTGAAAAAACAATTTATACAAAATTGTTAAAGGCTACTAACCTTTCTCCAGAAATGCCAACCTGGGATTTGATGATGAAAAACATTTACTCATTAAATGCCTATCAGGTTAACCGTGAGGATTTTATTATGAACGTTACCTATACAAACGATAGTACAGGTGGTGATATTAATTATTTCCCCGAAGGTGGTGAAGGGCTAAACGGTCAGCTATTCATTCGATTATTAAATTTGGATAGATTAAATTCTAATAACGATTATCAACCAGATGGAGTGTTCGACTTTGTTGATAATTATACGATTAATGCTGAAAATGGGCGAATTATATTTCCAGTGTTGGAGCCGTTTGGTACTCATCTCGAAAGTAAATTGGGCGGTAGTTCTTACTTGAAAGATAAATATGTATTTCAGTCGTTGTACGACAATACGCAAACAGTAGCCGAGCAGGATAAGTTGGGTAGTAAGTACAAATTAAAAGGTAGATACAAATCTAGTTCTGGTTCTGAGATATCTTTGAATGCGATGAATATTCCTGAAGGATCTGTTATTGTAACAGCTGGAGGAATCAAACTGACTGAAAACATTGACTATACAGTTGATTATACATTGGGGCGGGTAAGAATTATAAATCAAGGTATTTTGTCTTCGGGAACTCCTATTCAAGTATCGCTCGAAAATCAATCACTGTTTAACCTACAAACAAAAACTTTATTAGGTACTCATTTGAATTATCAGTTTAATGAGAATTTTAATATTGGTGGTACCATCATGCACTTGCAGGAGCGTCCATTAACACAAAAAGTAAACATTGGTGATGAACCCATATCAAATACCATTTGGGGATTAAATACTTCGTATTTTACTGAATCAACTGCAATTACTGAGGCATTGGATGCTTTGCCATTAATTCAAACCAAAGAAAAATCGAGTGTTGCTTTTGAAGGTGAATTTGCTCAGATTATTCCAGGTCACCCGAGTGTTATTGATAAAACGGGAACGGCTTATCTTGATGATTTTGAGGGATCACGTATTTCTTACGATATGCGTAACTGGACGGCTTGGCAGATAGCCAGTGTGCCGCAGGGACAACCAGCCTTGTTTCGAGAATCAGATGAATTGTTTAACGATATTAGAGAAGGAGCCAACCGTGCTAAGTTTTCCTGGTATACCATCGATCCATTATTTTTACGAAACGATAGTCGTACCCCTCAGCATATAAAAGATGATGAGGAACAAACCATGAATCACTTCGTGCGTGAGGTTTATGAGCAGGAGTTATTTCCTAATCGCCAAACAGCCTATGGTCAACCTACTAATATATCAGTACTGAATATTTCGTATTATCCAATGGAGCGAGGTCCATATAACTTTGATTACGGCGAAAATGGAGTAGAAGGTGGTTATTCTGCAGGTATCAATTACGATGGTACATTAAAAGATCCGGAAAGTCGCTGGGGAGGTATGATGCGTCAGATTGATGTAAATGATTTTGAGGCTGCTAATATCGAATATATCGAGTTTTGGATGATGGATCCTTATGTATATGATGATGGTGTAGATGATAATGAAGGAACCATTTATTTTAACCTGGGTAATGTATCTGAAGATATTTTACGCGATTCGCGTAAATCGTTTGAACAAGGGTTGCCCGGTCCCAACGAAGCTTTTGATGTTGATACTACAGCATGGGGATTTGTTTCGCGTAAACAAAATCTGGTAAATGCTTTTAGTAACGATCCTGCTACCCGTTTAGCTCAGGACGTTGGTTTAAATGGAATGAATTCAGAAAAAGAGTTGGAATTTTATTCCGATTTTATGGCTGAAATTGATAAAACGAATCTTTCGGAAGGAGCAAAACAAGCTATCATGAGTGACCCTGCATCCGATGATTTTAGATATTTTAGAGGGGCAGCACTTGATGAAGCCAAGGCAAGTATATTGGAACGTTATAAGAATTTTAACAACCCAGAGGGTAACTCAAAACCTTCGGAATACTCAGGAGAAGCCTATTCAACAGCAGCTAAAGCACTACCGGATGGAGAAGATATCAACCGCGATAATACTTTAAGCGAATACGAAAGTTATTACCAGTATGAAGTGCCTATTTCGCGTTCGACAATGAGTGTTGAGGCTAATAAATATATTGTCGATAGTAGAGAAGGTGATGTTGAAGATAAAGGAAAACGAACAGTGAATTGGTATCTGTTCCGTATCCCTATATCAGAACCTGATGATAGAGTCGGTGATATTACCGACTTCAGAAGTATACGTTTTATGCGTATGTTCATGAAAGGGTTTAAAGATACCTTGCAGTTGCGTTTAGCAACTCTTGATTTGATTAAAGGAGATTGGCGTAAATATCAGGATGAATTGTATGGAAATACTGCTGAAAATTCCAATACAACCTTTGAAGTGTCGGCTGTTAATATTGAAGAAAACTCAGAAAAAACACCCGTAAATTATGTTCTACCTCCGGGGGTAGATAGGGTTATAGACCCCGCAAATCCACAATTACGCGAGTTGAATGAACAAGCTTTACTATTTAAGGTGAATAATTTATCAGGGGGTGATGGAAGAGCGGTGTATAAAACCATGAACATGGATATGCGTCAGTATAAACGCATAAAAATGTTTACTCATGCCGAGGCTGTTGCAGGAGAAGATTTACAGGATAATGAGGTAACAGCGTTTATTCGAATTGGTACCGATTATAATACCAACTATTACGAATATTCTATTCCATTAAAATTAACCCCCGAAGGTGATTATGGTGATAGTTATACCGAACGTAGAATTGTGTGGCCCGAAGAAAATGATTTTGATTTTCCTTTGGAGTTACTGCAATCAGTAAAACTTCAGCGAAACGATGCAAGGAGGGTAGAAGGATCTGATGTGACTTTATCAACATTGTATACTGCACCCGACCCGGATAAACCTACCAATTTTGTTACCATCAAAGGTAATCCTAATATAGGAAATGTTAGGGTATTTATGATGGGTGTTAAAACCAGAGGATCACAAACAAAATCAGTAGAAGTTTGGTTTAATGAATTGCGTTTAACCGATTTTGACGAAAGTGGAGGTTGGGCAGCAAATGCTCGAATGTCAATTAAACTGGCCGATTTAGGTAATGTGTCAGTTGCCGGAAAAACCAGTACTGCAGGTTGGGGTAGTATCGATCAGAGTGTTCAGGAACGTAGTCAGGAAGATTTTTATCAATATGATATTGCAACCAACCTTGAATTAGGTAAACTTTTAGGTCCGGAATCAAAATTGAGTGTCCCATTTTATTTTGGATATTCAAAAGCTGTTACAAGTCCTAAGTATTATCCGCTCGATCCGGATATCCCACTTGATGTAGCACTTGAGAATGCTGATAGCGAAGCTGCTAAAGATTCCATTAAGGAAATGTCGCAAAGTGTGGTGAAGCGCAAAAGCGTCAATTTTACCAACGTACGTTTATCGCCGCAAAAAGAAAAGGTGCATTTTTATAGTCCAAGTAACTTATCGGCAACTTACTCATACAATGAAACCAATAAACACGATGTAGAAACGGATCATCTTACCGATAAGAATTATAGAGGTGTATTGGCTTATAATTACACAGCAAAGCCAAAGGTTGTGGAGCCTTTCAAAAAGGCTGTAAAAAGCAATAACCTTGCATTAATTCGTGATTTTAATTTTTATTTGTTGCCATCTCAGTTGTCATATCGATGGGAGCTTAACCGTAATTATCGCGAGCAATTATTGCGTAATACAACGGGTTCAAGTTTCGCTCCTGATTTAACGGTGTCGAAAGATTTTGATTGGAATCGCTATTTTGATATGCGCTACAATATTACCAAGTCATTGAAGTTAAACTTTAAAGCCATAACCAATGCTCGTATTGATGAGCCGGAAGGAGCTGTTAATAAAGATTACGACAGAGACGCATATAACGATTGGAAAGATCAGGTATGGCGTAATATTATGAGCATGGGTAGAACAACTACTTATCAACATAATTTTGATGTGAGCTATGCTTTACCTATTAATAAACTTCCCTTACTTGATTTTACCAGTGCTAACGTTCAGTATCGGGCAACTTACCAATGGGAGGCAGAGCCTTTATACGGTGATGATGTAGACTATAACTGGGGTAATACTATCTCAAACTCAAATACAATGCAAGGTAATGGGCAGTTGAATATGACTACCTTGTATCGAAAAATTCCATATTTGAATGAGTTAGATAAAAAGTACAGATCGAACCGCAGAGGAAGCTCTTCTAATAAAAACGGAAAAAGAACTGTTCGTTTTAACGATACGAAGATTGAGTTGAAAGAAGGAGTGCCTTATATTATTAATCATAAATTAAAGACAGAGCAGGTTTCGGTTCGTGTATTCGATGGCAAAGGACGTCCATTAAAAGGACAAGTAAATGTAGTTGGTAAAAATAAGGTCGAATTTATTCCAACAAAAGATTCCGAATCGTCAAGAGTGATGGTTACTGGAACTATCGAAGATAATACAACACCATTTAAAATTGCTCTTGATTATACTACTTTATTATTGACTTCCATTAAAACGGCTACTATTTCGTATTCCGAAAATAACGGTACTATTTTACCTGGTTATACCGGAGAGAGTGGTTTTATGGGAACCGATAGGGGATTTACAGCTCCGGGTACTCCATTTATTTTAGGATGGCAAGATCGAGATTTTGCAGTGCGTGCTGCTAATAATGGCTGGTTAACTCCTGATTCGTCAATGGTGAATCCTTTTGTAATGACTCATCGTGAAGATTTCTCTGTTAAGGTTACTTTAGAACCAATAAAAGGACTCCGTATTGATTTAAATGCAGATCGAAGTTTCTCGAAAAATAGTAATGAATACTATATCAGTGGAGAAAATAGGGCTCAGGGAAGAACTGAGAATGGTAGTCTTTCGATGAGTTTTAATGTATGGAAAACAGCTTTTGATAAGGTTGAAAAATCAGGTAATCTTGAATCTGCTATTTTCGATCGCTTTAAAGCAAACCGTTCCATTGTTGCTCAACGATTAGGTCTTTCTGATGATGAAGTAAACCTGAATAGACAAGATGTTTTAATACCTTCGTTTTTGGCTGCCTATTCAGGCAAAAGTGCAAGTAGTATTTTTACTGAGACTTTTCCCGGATTATCGCATTTAAGTCCTAACTGGAGAATTTCGTACGACGGTTTATCTCGTATCAAACTATTTCAAAAAGTAATTAAGTCATTTGATATTTCTCATGCTTATCGTTCTACTTACAATATGGGATCGTATGTTTCGCAAACACCTAGCAATTCCTATGGGCCAATTACCGAATACGATATTAATACTATCACCGTTTCGGAACAATTAAATCCGTTAATTCAGTTTAATATTACGTGGTTGAATAACATCACAACCCGAACTGAAGTGAAGAAAAATAGAACGCTTAGTTTAAGTATGGGTAATAACCAGGTTATAGAAACATATAATGACGAATTTGTAATAGGTTTGGGGTATCGTTTTGATAAGATGAATCTGATTCTTGGTAAAGGAAGCGGACAAAAGTCGTTGAGTAACGATTTAAATCTTCGTGCCGATATTTCGTTTAGAGATAATGCGAGTATCATTCGAAAGATAGATGAGAATTACAGTCAGCTAACATCAGGTCAAAAAATCACCTCGTTAAAAGTAACTGCCGATTATGCCTTAAGCGAAAGATTTAATATGCAGGTTTACTACGATACTAATGTAAATAATCCATATCTATCGTTATCTTATCCAACAACCAATACCAATTTTGGAGTTAGTTTCAGATTCTCTCTTGCTCAATAAGTATTAAAAAATATGATTTTTATTAGTCTTTTTTGTGTTTCGTATGTATAACTTGCACAAGTTTAATGAAGTCTGGTATTAATTTTGGTTAAGGTGATAAAATCAATGATCGGCTTCATAGAATTTGATTAATAAATTATTTACATTTGAGAAATAGTAAATTAAAAAAACAACTACAATAATGAATGTTCCTGAAAATCTAAAGTATACAAAGGATCACGAATGGATTCTTGTTGACGGTGATATTGCTACTGTTGGTATCACAGAATTTGCGCAAGGTGAGCTTGGCGATATTGTTTTTGTTGAAATA includes:
- the sprA gene encoding cell surface protein SprA, with the protein product MKKYLRNSFALLTIIGLIWVAGATPVLKDYDISLPSEWGQQPDSLDLKYKIVDKSNNPYLEKEENKGLDLEDPSNIEYRTEYDYETGKVTIYRRMGNIDVKLPYTMTLDEYLNQDTRRSIMSYWRNKQVEGSGNYDNRSIFNQQWDNVGGEAFEGIFGSNKINVKMQGMAELKVGIQRTKIDNPTLQERLRKTTTFDFQEKIQMNISGTIGDKLTLGVNYNTEATFDFENQINLEFEGDEDDILKKVEAGNVTLPLPGTLITGSQSLFGVKTEMQFGKLSVTSIFSQQRGETSVINVEGGAETQEFEIEAIDYDRNRHFFLSKYFRDKYDNALRTLPNVNSTINITRVEVWVTNRRSDVSESRNVVAFVDLGENRAAADLPDLWKAKADVPPSNDANTLYEQMSNGAYAAARDINRVTETLSNVDSKFKNVAHYEKLENARKLTSTEYTLQSKLGYISLNTALNADEVLCVAYEYTDAGQTYRVGEFTVEQNEAEKTIYTKLLKATNLSPEMPTWDLMMKNIYSLNAYQVNREDFIMNVTYTNDSTGGDINYFPEGGEGLNGQLFIRLLNLDRLNSNNDYQPDGVFDFVDNYTINAENGRIIFPVLEPFGTHLESKLGGSSYLKDKYVFQSLYDNTQTVAEQDKLGSKYKLKGRYKSSSGSEISLNAMNIPEGSVIVTAGGIKLTENIDYTVDYTLGRVRIINQGILSSGTPIQVSLENQSLFNLQTKTLLGTHLNYQFNENFNIGGTIMHLQERPLTQKVNIGDEPISNTIWGLNTSYFTESTAITEALDALPLIQTKEKSSVAFEGEFAQIIPGHPSVIDKTGTAYLDDFEGSRISYDMRNWTAWQIASVPQGQPALFRESDELFNDIREGANRAKFSWYTIDPLFLRNDSRTPQHIKDDEEQTMNHFVREVYEQELFPNRQTAYGQPTNISVLNISYYPMERGPYNFDYGENGVEGGYSAGINYDGTLKDPESRWGGMMRQIDVNDFEAANIEYIEFWMMDPYVYDDGVDDNEGTIYFNLGNVSEDILRDSRKSFEQGLPGPNEAFDVDTTAWGFVSRKQNLVNAFSNDPATRLAQDVGLNGMNSEKELEFYSDFMAEIDKTNLSEGAKQAIMSDPASDDFRYFRGAALDEAKASILERYKNFNNPEGNSKPSEYSGEAYSTAAKALPDGEDINRDNTLSEYESYYQYEVPISRSTMSVEANKYIVDSREGDVEDKGKRTVNWYLFRIPISEPDDRVGDITDFRSIRFMRMFMKGFKDTLQLRLATLDLIKGDWRKYQDELYGNTAENSNTTFEVSAVNIEENSEKTPVNYVLPPGVDRVIDPANPQLRELNEQALLFKVNNLSGGDGRAVYKTMNMDMRQYKRIKMFTHAEAVAGEDLQDNEVTAFIRIGTDYNTNYYEYSIPLKLTPEGDYGDSYTERRIVWPEENDFDFPLELLQSVKLQRNDARRVEGSDVTLSTLYTAPDPDKPTNFVTIKGNPNIGNVRVFMMGVKTRGSQTKSVEVWFNELRLTDFDESGGWAANARMSIKLADLGNVSVAGKTSTAGWGSIDQSVQERSQEDFYQYDIATNLELGKLLGPESKLSVPFYFGYSKAVTSPKYYPLDPDIPLDVALENADSEAAKDSIKEMSQSVVKRKSVNFTNVRLSPQKEKVHFYSPSNLSATYSYNETNKHDVETDHLTDKNYRGVLAYNYTAKPKVVEPFKKAVKSNNLALIRDFNFYLLPSQLSYRWELNRNYREQLLRNTTGSSFAPDLTVSKDFDWNRYFDMRYNITKSLKLNFKAITNARIDEPEGAVNKDYDRDAYNDWKDQVWRNIMSMGRTTTYQHNFDVSYALPINKLPLLDFTSANVQYRATYQWEAEPLYGDDVDYNWGNTISNSNTMQGNGQLNMTTLYRKIPYLNELDKKYRSNRRGSSSNKNGKRTVRFNDTKIELKEGVPYIINHKLKTEQVSVRVFDGKGRPLKGQVNVVGKNKVEFIPTKDSESSRVMVTGTIEDNTTPFKIALDYTTLLLTSIKTATISYSENNGTILPGYTGESGFMGTDRGFTAPGTPFILGWQDRDFAVRAANNGWLTPDSSMVNPFVMTHREDFSVKVTLEPIKGLRIDLNADRSFSKNSNEYYISGENRAQGRTENGSLSMSFNVWKTAFDKVEKSGNLESAIFDRFKANRSIVAQRLGLSDDEVNLNRQDVLIPSFLAAYSGKSASSIFTETFPGLSHLSPNWRISYDGLSRIKLFQKVIKSFDISHAYRSTYNMGSYVSQTPSNSYGPITEYDINTITVSEQLNPLIQFNITWLNNITTRTEVKKNRTLSLSMGNNQVIETYNDEFVIGLGYRFDKMNLILGKGSGQKSLSNDLNLRADISFRDNASIIRKIDENYSQLTSGQKITSLKVTADYALSERFNMQVYYDTNVNNPYLSLSYPTTNTNFGVSFRFSLAQ
- the ruvA gene encoding Holliday junction branch migration protein RuvA: MYEYISGRIAEASPAHVVVDVNGIGYLLNISLNTFTRLEGKTEAQLFVHENIREDAFQLYGFADPAERELFRHLISVSGIGANTARMMLSSLTPEELRGAILTGNVNQIKGVKGIGAKTAQRVIVDLKDKLGKEPVDPKIFAEQDNTIREEALSALVMLGFAKNSAQKAIDKILKEDPSAKVEAVIKQALKIM
- the thiL gene encoding thiamine-phosphate kinase, which translates into the protein MTKIQHTEIGQLGEFGLIHRLTDAIQLKQESTKKGVGDDAAVLDLTKKQTVVTTDLLLEGIHFDLTYTPLKHLGYKAVVVNVSDVYAMNATPTQITVSLGVSAKMSIEALDELYEGIYAACDYYNVDLVGGDTSSSLTGLTISVTAIGVADANKIVYRNGAKNNDLICVSGDLGGAYMGLQLLEREKRVYAGNPELQPDLSGNDYILTRQLKPEARKDVVEFLRELDVVPTSMIDISDGLSSEIKHICKQSKTGCRLYENKIPIDPTTSMLSEEMGINPLVAALNGGEDYELLFTISQDDYEKFAGKEGANIYIIGHITEESKGCYMITNADQEVELQAQGWNPLKKD